In Thermoplasmata archaeon, the sequence GAGCCCCGTCCCGAGCCCAGGGGCGAGTCCCGACCGGAGCCCCGAGAGTCTCGGGAGCCCCGGGAGCCCCGCGAACCGCGAGAGCCTCGCGAGCCCGCGCCCCTGACGCCCGCGACCAAGGCGCTGAACCCGAAGCTCGAGAAGTACCGCGACATGCTCCTCGCGATGGGCGGCTCGTCCAAGGCCCGCTTGCTCGATGACGGCGACTCCGTCGTCGCGGAGGTCCCCGTGCGCGAGCTCGTGGAGACCCTGAAGACGACGAAGCAGACCCGCGCCCTGGTCTTCGACGGGATCATCACGCAGCGAATCCTGGACATCGCGTCCGAGATGAACATGCACTCCGTGGTCGGCACCAAGATGGGCACGATCACCAAGCAGCCCGCGGGCGTCGAGGTGTGGACGCGGAGCGACCTCTCCGCGTGAGCGAGGTGGCGACCATCGCCCGGTCCAAGCTGCTCACCACGGACGAGGGCTTCTCCCTCGACGAGCTCGAGACGACCGCGGAGATCGCGATCCCGGACGACCCGATGAAGCGGGTCATCGGCCAGGACGAGGCGGTGAAGCTCGCTCGGGTCGCGGCGCGGCAGCGGCGCCATCTGCTCCTGGTGGGACCGCCGGGAACGGGCAAGTCCATGATTGCTCAGGCGCTCTCCCTCCACCTCCCTCCGGTCACCGAGGAAATCCGGATCGTCCACAACCCTGAGAACCCCGAGCGGCCCCTCGTCGAGGTGCGCCGCCGCGACGAGGTCCTCGCGGAGCAGAGTCGGATGGCGGGTGCCGAGGGCGACCTGATCGACCCCAAGGAGGCACCGATCAACGTCGCGGAGCGCCTCGGCTACAAGTGTGTCCATTGCGGCACGTATTCCTCGCCGACCGAGCGCATGTGCCCGAAATGCTCGCGGCCCAAGATGGTCGCCCAGGGCCCCACCGCAGGCAACCCGTTCGGCGACCTGTTCAGCGGGATCTTCGAGGTGACCTTGGGCCAGATGGGCGGACGGGATCGCGTCACGACGACCCGGAACCAGTTCGGCAAGGAGGAGGTCGTCGTGTACGAGCGCGCGGGCGACATGGTCCGCGTGCTCGACCAGAAAGCCCTGGAGAAGCGGCGGGAGATGGAGAAGGAGAGCCCGCGCAAGGTTCTCGTGCCGATCACCCGGAGCCCCTTCGTCCTGTCCACGGGTGCGAGCGAGACGGAGCTGCTCGGCGACGTGCGGCACGATCCGTACGGAGGCCATCCGCAGCTCGGCACCCAGCCGTACGACCGGGTCGTCGCCGGGTCCATCCACGAGGCCCATCAAGGCGTCCTGTTCATCGACGAGCTGCCCCTGCTGGGGCATCTGCAGCGGTTCATCCTGACCGCGATGCAGGAGAAGCGCTTCCCGATCTCGGGGCGCAATCCCCAGAGCGCCGGAGCGAGCGTGAAGGTGGACAGCGTGCCCTGCGATTTCATCTTCGTGGGCGCATGCAACATCCAGGACCTCCCCCACATCCTCTCGCCGCTCCGCTCGCGCATCACAGGAGGCGGCTACGAGGTCCTCGTGGAAACGACGATGCCCGACACGGAGGCGAACCGGGCCAAGCTCGCCCAGTTCATCGCGCAGGAGATCGCGGTGGACAAGCGCATCCCTGCCGCGACGGTGGATGCGGTCCGTGTGGTCATCGACGAGGCGCGACGCCGCGCGAAGGCGCTGGACAACCAGGACAGGGCCCTCACCCTGCGTCTGCGGGAGCTGGGCGGCCTGATCCGGTCGGCGGGCGACATCGCGGTCACGGAGGAATCCAACGCGATCGCCGCAGACCACGTGAAGCGCGCGATCAAGATCGCCCGAACCATCGAGGAACAGATCAAGGAGCGCTACGGGTCGTACACGGCGGGCGTGGGCACGGACATGTCCGCGGCCCAGAAGGAATCCTCCCCATACCACTACTGGAACGTCCATGAGGGCGACGACGTCCAGGGATACCAATGACCGTGCCCGTCAAAGGGTCTTGAACATCTTGTAGCCGTCCTCGCCGTCCGTGTAGAACGCGGGGAGTACGTACCCGATGTCGAATCCGTATCGGCGGTAGAAGCGGATCCCCGCCTCGTTGGACCGGCGCACCTCGAGCTCGATGCGGCGGATGCCCTTCATCCCGCAATTCTGGATGAAGGCGTTCATGAGCTGCGTGCCGATCCCTCGGTCGCGGAACCCCGCGGCTACGGCGAACATGAGAATCCTCGTCTGGCCTTCTGCGGAGATGACCGCCG encodes:
- a CDS encoding ATP-binding protein, translated to MLTTDEGFSLDELETTAEIAIPDDPMKRVIGQDEAVKLARVAARQRRHLLLVGPPGTGKSMIAQALSLHLPPVTEEIRIVHNPENPERPLVEVRRRDEVLAEQSRMAGAEGDLIDPKEAPINVAERLGYKCVHCGTYSSPTERMCPKCSRPKMVAQGPTAGNPFGDLFSGIFEVTLGQMGGRDRVTTTRNQFGKEEVVVYERAGDMVRVLDQKALEKRREMEKESPRKVLVPITRSPFVLSTGASETELLGDVRHDPYGGHPQLGTQPYDRVVAGSIHEAHQGVLFIDELPLLGHLQRFILTAMQEKRFPISGRNPQSAGASVKVDSVPCDFIFVGACNIQDLPHILSPLRSRITGGGYEVLVETTMPDTEANRAKLAQFIAQEIAVDKRIPAATVDAVRVVIDEARRRAKALDNQDRALTLRLRELGGLIRSAGDIAVTEESNAIAADHVKRAIKIARTIEEQIKERYGSYTAGVGTDMSAAQKESSPYHYWNVHEGDDVQGYQ
- a CDS encoding GNAT family N-acetyltransferase: MLQIRPFIPNDIPAVASIVREALRENYPTSLYLDIHRWWREGFLVSDLDGHPVGFLAAVISAEGQTRILMFAVAAGFRDRGIGTQLMNAFIQNCGMKGIRRIELEVRRSNEAGIRFYRRYGFDIGYVLPAFYTDGEDGYKMFKTL